In Cetobacterium somerae ATCC BAA-474, a single genomic region encodes these proteins:
- a CDS encoding DUF2628 domain-containing protein, translated as MESRIEYVEKHLGSLEDFVRKNSKYYLESWRSEKIKFNFAAFLFETLWFAYRKMYKSAVVLLLINLLINLVTFLFLIKTKFFMGGTILVLFIRIYIGFKANDFYFMKAEKILEKRGFEPEDRDCGTSMLGVVIIIFIAIVFQVLLDFYLGVTLYY; from the coding sequence ATGGAGAGTAGAATAGAATATGTAGAAAAACATCTAGGAAGTTTAGAAGACTTTGTAAGAAAAAATTCCAAATATTACTTAGAAAGTTGGAGAAGTGAAAAGATTAAATTTAATTTTGCAGCATTTCTATTTGAAACACTATGGTTTGCCTATCGGAAAATGTATAAAAGTGCAGTTGTACTTTTACTTATAAATCTTCTTATAAACTTAGTAACATTTTTATTTTTAATAAAAACAAAGTTTTTTATGGGAGGAACTATTTTAGTTCTATTTATTAGGATATATATTGGCTTTAAGGCTAATGATTTTTATTTTATGAAAGCAGAAAAAATTCTTGAAAAAAGAGGTTTTGAACCAGAAGATAGAGATTGTGGAACAAGTATGTTAGGAGTAGTAATAATAATATTTATAGCAATTGTTTTTCAAGTGTTATTAGATTTTTATTTAGGAGTGACCTTATATTATTAA
- a CDS encoding SIMPL domain-containing protein has product MKKTIGTLFLLTSAFSLANETPTISVTGTGTVSGKPDTFSIIATVETTNKNSQTAISENTDIVNKAIGLLKKSGLKENNIKTENYSLNYRNDYNVKDGEMKYFVRNQILITSNDLDKAGTVLTALNNGGVNNIGEINFFIADRKELEDKAYKLAYENAKYKAALIAGIDDFKVSPKNIDLNYSMPRPISFMLNSAAKADDTPIPLTVPNDVDVTASMNVIFYMEK; this is encoded by the coding sequence ATGAAAAAAACAATTGGAACTTTATTTCTTTTAACTTCAGCTTTCTCTTTAGCTAATGAAACGCCTACAATCTCTGTTACTGGAACAGGAACTGTTTCAGGAAAACCTGATACTTTTAGCATAATAGCTACTGTTGAAACAACAAATAAAAACTCACAAACAGCTATTAGTGAAAATACAGATATTGTTAATAAAGCCATTGGTTTATTAAAGAAAAGTGGTTTAAAAGAAAATAATATAAAAACTGAAAATTACTCTTTAAATTATAGAAATGATTACAATGTAAAAGATGGAGAGATGAAGTACTTTGTTAGAAATCAAATTTTAATTACTAGTAATGATTTAGATAAAGCTGGTACTGTACTTACTGCTCTTAATAATGGTGGTGTAAATAATATTGGAGAGATTAACTTTTTTATAGCTGATAGAAAAGAGTTAGAGGATAAAGCATATAAATTAGCCTATGAAAATGCTAAATATAAAGCTGCTTTAATCGCAGGTATAGATGACTTTAAGGTTTCTCCTAAAAATATTGATTTAAATTACTCAATGCCTAGACCAATATCTTTTATGTTAAACTCAGCAGCTAAAGCTGATGATACACCAATTCCTTTAACAGTTCCAAATGATGTCGATGTTACTGCAAGTATGAATGTAATTTTCTATATGGAAAAATAA
- a CDS encoding nitroreductase family protein → MLNELLIKTRSHRTFDSTEIDIETLESLINAAHLGGSARNSQTLRYTLVSSQSLCHKIFPHTAWAGAIPWSPTLEEGPKAYILISTLKENLLSPITLGIDIGIACQNILLKATELGFGGCLIGAFNKLDVSKTLDLDMDTYNPQILVALGKPTDKVILTKGNIGNLKYHRDVEENVHYVPKLSLETLILKKF, encoded by the coding sequence ATGTTAAATGAACTATTAATCAAAACTCGTTCTCATAGAACTTTCGATTCTACAGAAATTGATATTGAAACTTTAGAAAGTTTAATCAATGCTGCTCATCTAGGTGGATCTGCTAGAAATAGCCAAACACTTAGATATACCCTTGTTAGTTCTCAAAGTTTATGTCACAAAATTTTTCCTCACACAGCTTGGGCGGGAGCTATTCCTTGGAGTCCAACTTTAGAAGAGGGACCCAAAGCCTATATCCTTATTAGTACTCTTAAAGAAAATCTTTTATCTCCTATAACTTTAGGTATTGATATTGGAATTGCATGTCAAAATATTCTTTTAAAAGCTACAGAGCTAGGTTTTGGTGGATGTTTAATTGGAGCTTTTAATAAATTAGATGTATCTAAAACTCTTGATTTAGATATGGATACTTACAATCCTCAAATTTTAGTAGCCCTAGGAAAACCAACTGACAAAGTTATTTTAACTAAAGGAAATATTGGTAATTTAAAGTATCATAGAGATGTAGAGGAAAATGTACACTATGTGCCTAAACTTTCTCTAGAAACTTTGATTTTAAAAAAATTCTAG